From Paracoccus aminovorans, one genomic window encodes:
- a CDS encoding restriction endonuclease subunit S: MSATSPSPLADKADVIRGVTFSKGDAVAQPRDGYTPVLRAGNIQGHLILDEDLVYVPERMVSDKQRLRRGDIVMCTSSGSAEIVGKTGFTDRDWNGSFGAFCAVVRPKPGKCHPRYLFHYLQSPRFRDWTRNSSGVGIKNIRKSELDTVEIPFPLPDEQRRIATILDMADAIRRKREQALALADDFLRSVFLEMFGDPGVNPLNHPVETFESLLSIPLRNGISPASRGTFTARVLTLTAITGDRFDGSYAKEGKFLEPISVKDTVSTSDFYICRGNGSPDLIGKGFYSDQDIPGTAFPDTMIAAKPNPKRVTRAFLESIWNGPFVRNQIREAARTTNGTFKINQTAAGAIKIPVPPMEAQKRFQTIVDRVARSKEKLGYGADLFPALSQRAFSGDL; the protein is encoded by the coding sequence ATGAGCGCCACCTCTCCTTCTCCACTGGCGGACAAGGCTGATGTCATTCGGGGCGTTACGTTCTCCAAGGGTGACGCGGTTGCACAGCCTCGGGACGGATACACTCCCGTGTTGAGGGCGGGAAACATTCAAGGTCATCTGATCTTGGACGAGGATCTCGTCTATGTTCCTGAGCGGATGGTATCGGACAAGCAGCGGCTTCGCCGCGGCGATATAGTTATGTGCACGTCTTCGGGCAGTGCGGAAATCGTCGGAAAGACCGGCTTCACGGATCGTGATTGGAACGGTTCATTCGGTGCGTTCTGTGCGGTGGTGCGGCCCAAGCCTGGCAAGTGTCATCCCCGATATCTGTTTCATTATCTCCAGTCGCCGAGGTTTCGCGACTGGACCCGAAACTCTTCTGGTGTCGGGATCAAGAACATCAGGAAATCGGAACTGGATACGGTTGAAATCCCGTTCCCTTTGCCAGATGAGCAACGCCGGATCGCGACGATACTGGATATGGCTGATGCCATCCGCCGCAAACGTGAACAGGCTCTTGCCCTGGCGGATGACTTCCTCCGGTCGGTGTTCTTGGAGATGTTTGGTGATCCCGGTGTCAACCCGTTGAACCACCCTGTCGAAACCTTCGAATCCCTTCTGTCGATCCCGCTTCGCAACGGCATATCACCGGCCAGCCGTGGAACCTTCACCGCACGGGTTCTGACCCTGACTGCGATCACGGGTGATCGGTTTGACGGCAGCTATGCCAAGGAAGGCAAGTTCCTCGAACCCATTTCCGTCAAGGATACGGTCAGCACTTCGGATTTCTACATCTGTCGCGGCAACGGCTCTCCCGATCTGATCGGTAAGGGGTTCTATTCGGATCAGGACATTCCGGGCACCGCGTTCCCCGACACGATGATCGCGGCCAAGCCTAACCCCAAGAGGGTGACCCGTGCCTTTCTGGAGAGCATCTGGAATGGTCCGTTTGTCAGGAACCAAATCCGTGAGGCGGCTCGAACGACCAACGGAACATTCAAGATCAACCAGACCGCCGCCGGTGCGATCAAGATACCGGTGCCGCCGATGGAGGCTCAGAAACGGTTCCAGACGATTGTGGATCGTGTGGCCCGGTCGAAGGAAAAGCTGGGTTATGGGGCTGACCTGTTCCCGGCACTCTCGCAACGTGCTTTCTCCGGTGACCTGTAG